One window of the Benincasa hispida cultivar B227 chromosome 3, ASM972705v1, whole genome shotgun sequence genome contains the following:
- the LOC120074236 gene encoding protein TIFY 5A-like translates to MKINSSSLRMRRNCNLELRLSPTSAAAAAVSDHSSAAADGSPQSQQLTIFYNGRICVCDVTEFQARAILELATREMEENAQNETPSSILQQSLPPRPTTTPGLSMKKSLQRFLQKRKHRVQATSPYNH, encoded by the exons ATGAAAATTAACTCCTCGTCTCTCAGAATGAGGCGAAACTGCAATTTGGAACTTCGTCTTTCTCCCAcctccgccgccgccgccgccgtcTCCGACCACTCCTCCGCTGCCGCTGACGGCAGCCCTCAAAGCCAACAACTCACCATCTTCTACAACGGCCGGATCTGCGTCTGTGACGTTACGGAGTTTCAG GCAAGAGCAATTCTAGAGTTGGCAACTAGAGAGATGGAGGAGAATGCTCAGAACGAAACACCGTCGTCGATACTACAACAGTCTCTGCCGCCACGACCTACGACCACCCCGGGGCTTTCGATGAAGAAATCACTACAAAGATTTCTGCAGAAGAGGAAGCATAGAGTTCAAGCAACTTCTCCATACAACCactga